A genomic window from Punica granatum isolate Tunisia-2019 chromosome 2, ASM765513v2, whole genome shotgun sequence includes:
- the LOC116196832 gene encoding probable linoleate 9S-lipoxygenase 5, protein MGFFPSSEKVRRAVGVVFFMNSKRIRGKGLDQEEEEEEEEEEASVCGDGEMKEKKKVKIRGKVRLMKKNVLDVNDFKASLLDRVHELFGRGVCLQLISEVHSDPGNGLRGKLGKEAYLEKWVTTVTSLRGGEAEFPVTFDWDESLGVPGAFVIRNYHHSQFYLRTLTLEDVPGFGIVKFICNSWVYPTHRYKYDRVFFSNKAYLPCQTPEPLRLYRVEELVNLRGDGTGELKEWDRVYDYDYYNDLGYPDKGPEYARPVLGGSEKYPYPRRGRTGRKPTKTDPKSESRLPRLSLNIYVPRDEQFARLKFSEYLAYSLKSIAQVTLPEIASLCDKTINEFDTFEDVFRIYEGGINLPKVTLLGKVKERIPWAMMKELVRDDGERFLKFPMPDVIKEDKSAWRTDEEFGREMLAGVNPVVIRRLEEFPPISKLDPRVYGNQSSSMREEHIKMSMNGLTVDEAIKNNRMFILDHHDTLMAYLHRINSTNTKTYATRTLLLLQDDGTLKPMAIELSLPHPQGDRHGCVSRVFTPADKGIEGSIWHLAKAYAAVNDSGFHQLISHWLNTHAAIEPFVIATHRQLSVLHPVYKLLHPHFRDTMHINALARQILINAGGILERTVFPAKFAMEMSAVTYKSWVFTEQALPADLLKRGIAVPDSGTPHGVRLVIEDYPYAVDGLEIWSAIETWVRDYCSFYYPTEDLILGDSELQSWWAEIRDEGHGDKKHEPWWPEMKTREELIQSCTTIIWVASAFHAAINFGQYPYAGYLPNRPTVSRMFMPELGTPEYTELEREPEKVFLKTITAQLQTLLGVSLIEILSRHSSDEIYLGQREDSEDWTKDDEPREAFKRFGERLVEIEKMIVKRNDDSRWRNRRGPVNVPYTLLYPNTSDYTRVGGLSGKGIPNSVSM, encoded by the exons ATGGGGTTCTTTCCAAGTTCAGAGAAGGTGCGGAGGGCAGTAGGGGTGGTGTTCTTCATGAACAGTAAGAGGATCAGAGGGAAGGGGCTGGatcaggaggaggaggaagaagaagaagaagaagaagcgaGTGTGTGTGGTGATGGGGAgatgaaggagaagaagaaggttaAGATCAGAGGGAAGGTGAGGCTGATGAAGAAGAATGTGTTGGATGTTAATGACTTCAAGGCTTCACTGCTTGACAGAGTCCATGAGCTGTTCGGGAGAGGAGTGTGTCTGCAGCTTATCAGTGAGGTTCACTCTGATCCAG GTAATGGTCTGAGAGGGAAGCTTGGGAAGGAGGCATACCTGGAGAAGTGGGTTACAACTGTGACCTCACTGAGAGGAGGAGAAGCCGAGTTTCCAGTCACGTTTGACTGGGATGAATCCTTGGGAGTTCCCGGAGCTTTTGTGATAAGAAACTACCATCACAGTCAGTTCTACCTCAGGACACTAACATTGGAAGACGTCCCGGGATTCGGGATCGTGAAGTTTATCTGCAATTCCTGGGTCTACCCAACACACCGGTACAAGTATGATCGGGTTTTCTTCTCCAACAAG GCATATCTTCCTTGTCAAACACCGGAACCATTACGCCTGTACAGAGTGGAGGAACTTGTCAATCTACGAGGAGATGGGACCGGAGAACTCAAGGAGTGGGACCGGGTCTACGACTATGATTACTACAATGATCTTGGATATCCTGACAAAGGTCCAGAATATGCCCGCCCGGTTCTAGGAGGGTCCGAGAAGTATCCCTACCCTCGGAGAGGAAGAACCGGTCGGAAACCGACGAAAACTG ATCCGAAATCAGAGAGTAGATTGCCGAGGCTGAGCCTAAACATTTACGTTCCTAGAGATGAGCAGTTTGCTCGCCTAAAGTTCTCCGAGTACCTGGCCTACTCTTTGAAATCCATAGCCCAAGTTACCCTCCCAGAGATTGCATCATTATGTGACAAAACTATCAACGAGTTCGACACGTTTGAAGATGTGTTTCGGATATATGAAGGAGGCATCAACCTTCCGAAGGTAACATTACTCGGAAAAGTCAAGGAGCGGATACCGTGGGCGATGATGAAGGAACTTGTCCGTGATGATGGTGAACGCTTCCTCAAATTTCCGATGCCTGATGTGATCAAAG AAGATAAGTCTGCATGGAGAACAGATGAAGAATTCGGGAGAGAAATGCTCGCGGGGGTGAACCCCGTCGTCATCCGCCGCCTCGAG GAATTCCCCCCCATTAGTAAGCTGGATCCTCGAGTCTACGGGAACCAAAGCAGTTCTATGAGAGAAGAGCACATTAAGATGAGCATGAATGGGCTCACCGTGGATGAA GCGATCAAGAACAATAGGATGTTCATACTTGACCACCACGACACGTTAATGGCATATTTACACCGTATAAACTCCACGAATACGAAAACTTATGCCACTAGGACTCTCCTTCTACTTCAGGATGACGGGACTCTGAAGCCAATGGCAATCGAGTTGAGTCTGCCCCATCCACAAGGAGACCGCCACGGGTGCGTGAGCAGAGTTTTTACGCCGGCGGATAAGGGCATTGAAGGCTCCATTTGGCACCTTGCGAAAGCTTATGCAGCAGTGAATGATTCCGGGTTCCACCAGCTCATCAGCCACTG GTTGAACACACATGCGGCAATTGAGCCTTTCGTGATTGCCACTCACCGACAGTTGAGTGTCCTCCATCCTGTGTACAAGCTCCTGCATCCTCACTTTCGTGATACAATGCACATCAATGCCTTGGCTCGACAGATCCTCATAAATGCCGGCGGAATACTTGAGAGGACTGTTTTTCCTGCTAAATTCGCAATGGAGATGTCTGCAGTCACTTACAAGAGCTGGGTTTTCACCGAGCAGGCCCTTCCTGCTGATCTGCTCAAGAG GGGAATTGCGGTTCCCGATTCGGGCACCCCTCACGGCGTTAGACTCGTGATTGAAGACTACCCTTACGCAGTGGATGGACTTGAGATTTGGTCCGCGATTGAGACTTGGGTGAGGGACTACTGTTCCTTCTACTACCCGACGGAAGATCTAATCCTAGGAGACTCTGAGCTGCAATCATGGTGGGCCGAGATCCGAGATGAAGGCCATGGTgacaagaagcacgagccatgGTGGCCCGAGATGAAGACCCGAGAAGAACTCATCCAGTCTTGCACTACAATCATCTGGGTGGCCTCCGCCTTCCATGCTGCCATCAACTTTGGTCAGTACCCTTATGCAGGGTACCTCCCGAACCGCCCGACAGTGAGCCGCATGTTCATGCCCGAACTAGGCACACCCGAGTACACAGAGCTTGAGCGTGAGCCGGAAAAGGTGTTCCTGAAGACAATCACAGCCCAGCTCCAGACACTCCTGGGGGTATCCCTGATAGAGATCCTATCCAGGCATTCGAGTGACGAGATCTACCTGGGGCAGAGAGAGGACTCTGAGGACTGGACcaaggacgacgagccaaggGAGGCGTTCAAGAGGTTCGGGGAGAGGCTGGTCGAGATTGAGAAGATGATCGTGAAGAGGAATGATGACAGCCGGTGGAGGAACCGGCGAGGGCCCGTTAACGTGCCTTACACACTGCTGTATCCGAACACCTCTGATTACACCAGAGTTGGAGGGCTCTCTGGGAAGGGAATTCCTAACAGTGTGTCAATGTAA
- the LOC116197479 gene encoding LOW QUALITY PROTEIN: uncharacterized protein LOC116197479 (The sequence of the model RefSeq protein was modified relative to this genomic sequence to represent the inferred CDS: inserted 1 base in 1 codon), with protein MAGTTDDRPAILVTNDDGIDAPGLQALVRVLVSINRYSVLVCAPDSEKSAVSHSITWRHPIAVKRVDISGATAYAVAGTPADCTSLGISKAIFPSIPDLVLSGINKGSNCGYHTVYSGTVAGAREAFFYGVPSVSISYDWVGGKSKDQDFTLAAEACLPIISGIVAEIRNNQYPTGCFLNVDLPXNMAHHKGYKLTKQGRSIFLMGWRKVSSEMEGGNIQSDMTMDRDVNVTLENNASGMQQEHVLFKREILKSVIDDEDTDRRSLQEGYITITPLGAHSPAAVELQAFFKDWLLNVTENSCSSAL; from the exons ATGGCGGGAACCACCGACGATCGGCCGGCGATCTTGGTCACGAACGACGACGGCATCGACGCCCCCGGCCTGCAAGCTCTAGTCCGCGTGCTCGTCTCCATCAACCGCTACTCTGTCCTCGTCTGCGCTCCTGATTC GGAAAAGTCAGCTGTGAGTCACAGCATCACATGGCGCCATCCGATTGCCGTGAAGCGAGTAGATATCAGTGGGGCAACAGCCTATGCAGTCGCTG GAACTCCAGCAGACTGTACCTCTCTGGGTATTTCCAAAGCAATCTTTCCTTCAATACCTGATCTG GTCCTCAGTGGCATTAACAAGGGCAGTAACTGTGGATATCACAC AGTTTACTCTGGGACTGTAGCTGGTGCACGTGAGGCTTTCTTTTATGGTGTACCTTCAGTCTCAATATCGTATGATTG GGTTGGAGGTAAAAGCAAAGATCAAGATTTCACACTTGCAGCTGAGGCTTGCTTACCCATAATAAGTGGAATAGTTGCTGAGATTAGGAACAACCAATATCCTACTGGATGCTTCTTAAATGTAGATCTGC ACAATATGGCACATCACAag GGTTATAAGCTGACAAAGCAAGGTAGAAGTATATTTTTGATGGGCTGGAGGAAAGTGTCCTCTGAGATGGAAGGAGGAAACATTCAGTCAGACATGACAATGGACAGAGATGTTAATGTAACATTGGAAAACAATGCATCAGGCATGCAGCAGGAGCATGTTCTATTCAAGAGAGAG ATATTGAAAAGCGTAATTGATGATGAGGACACTGACCGCCGATCTCTTCAGGAAGGATAT ATTACTATCACTCCTCTGGGTGCACATTCCCCTGCAGCAGTAGAACTTCAGGCTTTCTTCAAAGACTGGCTGTTGAATGTTACTGAAAATTCCTGCTCATCAGCCCTGTAA
- the LOC116196501 gene encoding uncharacterized protein LOC116196501, translating to MPMEENLRSGDRSGIVVKKRSSSGCLIVRKKGDAVCGSGSSGSRKGFAVKNERKRPRPPVSDSESSKEDLPLPPPPRRGVAAETIRVCNGLTVPGKHIAGDSELTSWNGEEKRKRNKLDVFEFDEYDGIDGEIMMRRKGDGGGIGKRFMGSTSLTRSGCGMEFESGTSRHAVVASRRSMYFDRAGSLSGERKRDVERIPLSVMREEYMNNSDKPIRVQGKNGVLKVHVNKKKKLGGSTSDYDWKNDDNRKSSRYDVIIKKNAGLLASSADEHGYEKHKPFSRMQKDRLNRQKFVPTETNESSEEDLGDSDMLLKQRSEEAARKNVIVYSSRAEKKRGSISRIDRDKLTSKISQPRDGDSDDANISLKRKSREVEGRDSSMKISLESEKTPKGKAVAPGKGVKRGSGTEKQKLRENIRNMLLSAGWEIDYKPRRNRDYLDAVYVSPSGTSYWSIIKAYDALQKQLDNETGVNGGDRSAFKVSDEILSQLTRKTQKKMEKELKKKQREGTESENTGEVARKKTSYTKEEAESTESDSAEEKLSSFMKQGTKSLKGKTNDSGSTGSQKKSAKVSSANVSLHGRKNRKLGRCTLLIRSSDKGSNSESDGFVPYTGKRTLLSWLIDSGLVELSQKVQYMNRRKTRVLLEGWMTRDGIHCGCCSKILTVSKFEIHAGSKLRQPFQNIYLESGASLLQCQIDAWNRQEESDREGFHSVDVDGDDPNDDTCGLCGDGGDLICCDGCPSTFHQSCLNIQMLPQGDWHCPNCTCRFCGSAGEHVSENHSLSASELLTCNLCERRFHKSCIEDIDVIASDSATLNPSFCSQKCWELFEHLQKYLGAKQELEGGFSWSLIRRTDPESDFSMRGLPQRVECNSKLAVALSIMDECFLPIVDRRTGINMIHNVLYNCGSNFSRINYGGFYTVVLERGDEIISAASLRFHGTQLAEMPFIGTRHIYRRQGMCRRLFSAIETALRSLKIEKLVIPAISELMHTWTVVFGFTPAVESLKQEMRSLNMLVFPGLDMLQKHLLEQETAWSKGTAASFSGAAAMELEEGKKIATNPLTSDKSDGDLSSEQVLEMGGKVEEMDSDPNSQGGSSNDTDVVNSSDDAIVHLSFELAVKSAESQLEQTVDAPSDSDCGSQDMEEKYILNPPGQDSAKPIESGDMNDSCDMKVEVSFDESKLTLEGRSLEKLKEVAKTNDAQIPVKCMSPSDVSRTAPEMEEKPVQAPKEEETTEEMDVNSEDVSASLPSNSAEPMPVNSDSNCQVSGDGESESEVPADGGACSPQDVEVGIKSVSSSEFDDSWPSSTGSARDDANKVN from the exons ATGCCTATGGAGGAGAATTTGAGATCCGGGGATCGGTCGGGGATTgtggtgaagaagaggagctCCTCGGGGTGCTTGATTGTGAGGAAGAAAGGGGATGCGGTGTGTGGCAGCGGTTCTTCGGGGTCTaggaagggttttgctgttaAGAATGAGAGGAAGAGGCCGAGGCCACCGGTGAGCGACTCGGAGTCGAGCAAGGAGGATCTCCCCTTGCCCCCACCTCCTCGCAGGGGAGTTGCTGCCGAGACTATTCGTGTCTGTAACGGTTTGACTGTTCCAGGTAAGCATATCGCTGGAGACAGCGAGTTAACTAGCTGGAACGgggaggagaagaggaagaggaataAGTTGGATGTGTTTGAATTTGATGAGTATGATGGGATTGACGGGGAAATTATGATGAGGAGGAAGGGTGATGGGGGTGGGATTGGAAAAAGGTTCATGGGGTCAACCTCTTTAACTAGGAGTGGCTGTGGAATGGAGTTTGAGAGTGGTACAAGTAGGCATGCTGTTGTTGCGAGTAGAAGGAGCATGTACTTTGACAGAGCAGGGAGCTTAAGCGGTGAGAGGAAGCGGGATGTAGAAAGGATTCCTCTCTCTGTTATGAGAGAGGAATACATGAATAATTCCGATAAGCCGATTCGGGTCCAGGGGAAAAATGGTGTTCTGAAGGTGCACgtgaacaagaagaagaaactaGGTGGTTCTACAAGTGATTATGATTGGAAGAATGACGATAATAGGAAGAGCTCCAGGTATGACGTCATAATTAAGAAGAATGCAGGTCTTTTGGCCTCTTCTGCTGATGAACACGGATATGAGAAGCACAAGCCCTTTTCAAGAATGCAGAAAGATAGGCTGAATAGGCAGAAATTTGTGCCAACTGAGACCAATGAATCTTCTGAAGAAGATTTGGGGGATAGCGACATGTTATTGAAGCAGAGATCTGAAGAAGCTGCCAGGAAAAATGTTATAGTATATTCCTCGAGggcagaaaagaaaaggggttCAATTTCTAGGATAGATAGAGATAAGCTGACTTCTAAGATTAGTCAGCCTAGAGATGGGGATTCAGATGATGCCAATATTTCTCTGAAGCGGAAATCCCGGGAAGTGGAAGGTCGTGATTCTTCCATGAAAATAAGCTTGGAAAGTGAAAAAACCCCAAAGGGGAAGGCTGTTGCACCGGGCAAGGGCGTGAAGCGTGGCAGTGGCACAGAAAAGCAGAAATTGCGTGAAAATATAAGGAACATGCTCCTGTCTGCAGGGTGGGAGATAGATTATAAACCTAGAAGGAATAGAGACTACCTGGATGCAGTTTATGTTAGCCCTTCAGGGACCTCTTACTGGTCTATAATCAAGGCTTATGATGCTCTTCAAAAGCAACTTGATAATGAGACTGGCGTGAATGGAGGAGATCGGTCGGCATTTAAAGTATCTGATgagatcctcagtcagttaacGAGGAAAacccaaaagaaaatggagaaagaactgaagaagaagcaaagagAGGGTACTGAGAGTGAGAATACCGGAGAAGTTGCTAGGAAGAAAACTTCTTATACAAAGGAGGAAGCAGAGAGCACTGAAAGTGATAGCGCAGAAGAAAAACTGAGCTCCTTCATGAAGCAGGGGACGAAATCGTTGAAGGGCAAGACCAATGACAGTGGTTCAACGGGGTCACAGAAGAAATCGGCGAAAGTGTCCTCTGCTAATGTATCTCTGCATGGAAGGAAGAACAGAAAATTGGGTAGATGTACTTTACTGATACGCAGTTCTGACAAGGGGTCGAATTCAGAAAGTGATGGCTTTGTCCCATACACAGGAAAGAGAACTCTCCTTTCCTGGCTAATTGATTCTGGGTTGGTTGAGTTAAGCCAAAAAGTGCAGTATATGAATCGAAGGAAAACTCGGGTGCTGCTGGAAGGGTGGATGACGAGGGATGGTATTCACTGTGGTTGTTGCAGTAAGATCCTCACTGTCTCGAAGTTTGAGATCCATGCTGGTAGCAAACTGAGACAgccatttcaaaatatatatctagaATCTGGTGCTTCACTCTTACAGTGCCAGATAGATGCATGGAATAGACAAGAAGAGTCTGACCGTGAGGGTTTCCACAGTGTAGACGTTGATGGTGATGATCCGAATGATGATACTTGTGGCCTCTGTGGAGATGGCGGAGATTTGATATGTTGTGATGGCTGCCCTTCAACTTTTCACCAGAGCTGCTTAAATATTCAG ATGCTTCCCCAGGGAGATTGGCACTGTCCTAACTGCACGTGCAGATTCTGTGGATCAGCTGGTGAACATGTTTCCGAGAACCATTCCTTGAGTGCCAGTGAACTTCTCACTTGTAACCTCTGCGAGAGAAGAT TTCACAAATCCTGTATCGAGGATATTGATGTGATTGCTTCTGACTCTGCAACATTGAATCCTTCATTTTGCAGTCAGAAATGCTGGGAG CTATTTGAACATCTGCAGAAGTACCTTGGGGCTAAACAGGAATTAGAGGGAGGATTTTCTTGGTCCCTTATTCGCAGGACCGATCCAGAATCGGATTTTTCTATGCGAGGGCTTCCTCAAAGGGTGGAATGCAATTCTAAGCTTGCTGTTGCACTCAGTATCATGGACGAGTGTTTCTTGCCTATTGTTGACCGGAGGACTGGAATAAACATGATACACAATGTTCTCTATAACTGCGG ATCAAACTTTAGCCGGATTAACTATGGTGGATTTTACACCGTGGTCTTGGAGAGGGGTGACGAGATAATCTCTGCTGCATCTCTCAG GTTTCACGGGACTCAGTTGGCAGAGATGCCCTTCATTGGGACCCGTCATATTTATAGGCGTCAAGGGATGTGTCGTCGTCTCTTCTCAGCCATTGAAACT GCGCTCCGGTCCCTCAAAATTGAGAAGCTTGTTATTCCCGCTATTTCTGAACTTATGCATACGTGGACTGTTGTTTTCGGCTTTACTCCCGCTGTAGAGTCCCTGAAGCAGGAAATGAGGTCCTTGAATATGCTGGTATTCCCTGGTCTAGATATGTTGCAGAAACATCTTCTTGAGCAAGAAACTGCTTGGAGCAAGGGAACTGCAGCTTCTTTTTCAG GTGCAGCAGCTATGGAACTCGAGGAAGGCAAGAAAATTGCTACCAACCCTCTCACCTCAGATAAATCTGATGGTGATTTGTCATCTGAACAAGTTCTAGAGATGGGTGGCAAAGTAGAAGAGATGGATAGTGATCCTAACTCTCAGGGTGGTTCCTCAAATGACACTGATGTTGTGAATAGTTCAGATGATGCCATAGTTCATCTCTCCTTTGAGTTGGCTGTTAAGTCTGCGGAATCTCAACTTGAACAAACTGTGGATGCGCCATCTGATTCTGATTGTGGTTCGCAGGACATGGAAGAGAAATATATCTTGAACCCACCTGGTCAAGATAGTGCTAAGCCTATTGAGAGTGGTGACATGAATGATTCATGTGATATGAAGGTCGAAGTTTCTTTTGATGAATCTAAGCTTACTCTGGAAGGAAGGTCCCTGGAGAAATTAAAGGAGGTTGCTAAAACAAATGATGCTCAGATCCCCGTCAAGTGCATGTCTCCATCAGATGTGAGTAGGACTGCACCAGAGATGGAAGAGAAACCAGTGCAGGCTCCAAAAGAGGAGGAAACAACAGAAGAGATGGATGTGAACTCGGAAGATGTTTCTGCGAGTCTTCCAAGCAACAGTGCAGAGCCTATGCCAGTTAATTCTGATTCAAACTGCCAGGTTAGTGGTGATGGTGAAAGCGAATCAGAGGTGCCTGCTGATGGTGGGGCCTGTTCTCCACAAGATGTGGAAGTAGGGATTAAGTCAGTTTCATCTTCTGAATTTGATGACAGTTGGCCATCTTCAACAGGGAGTGCGAGGGATGATGCAAATAAGGTAAATTAA